A genomic region of Lytechinus pictus isolate F3 Inbred chromosome 2, Lp3.0, whole genome shotgun sequence contains the following coding sequences:
- the LOC129269795 gene encoding monocarboxylate transporter 9-like: MNCLASPMAAFLERRIGYRATIVLGVLFCATGVFVSSFAPQLFMLYFTYGTMYGIGINLSFHASLCLMVQYFPNKNCRRATSVIMIGGTSGMLVFSPVMERLIEMFTWRGALRISGIFVLFLGLPFALLCKSPEETVKEVEKVVRKYSKCADSIEDTVNRCKRDLQKVYPGYDPDDKGAWKSDSMGNDGEDEYGDERGPLRDPKTNDLKSLDSKCEKEHAIDLLENVIVHEEEEKSGCQKWRIILGSWRTWFFIISVFISTFSWSFYWVNLVSHLSNVGLSQRQSALVLSSCAAAELITKVSLALFGDHLPVSNVSILGIQGLITSAFTVGVMFINSFGAGIGVILGVGCMRGIYQVVPYMSCVEIIGTRWGDEAQTLTLVVQGFGYLVGALPSGAIYDLTQSYQTCLVMVCILFIVSSVALFIIQIYDRFCARRQEKELSAAKDMRLKHLSLQNEIIGDKVTTV, from the exons ATGAACTGCCTGGCCAGTCCGATGGCAGCTTTCTTGGAGAGGCGAATCGGCTACCGCGCGACGATAGTTTTAGGAGTTCTCTTCTGCGCCACTGGGGTCTTCGTATCATCATTCGCGCCACAACTCTTCATGCTGTACTTCACCTATGGGACGATGTACGGCATCGGTATCAACCTCTCATTCCATGCCAGCTTATGCCTCATGGTGCAATACTTCCCGAACAAGAACTGTCGTCGTGCCACTTCAGTCATTATGATCGGAGGCACTTCTG GAATGCTAGTCTTCAGTCCGGTCATGGAGAGATTAATCGAAATGTTCACGTGGCGTGGAGCCCTACGGATCAGCGGGATATTCGTTCTCTTCCTTGGCCTCCCATTTGCGTTGCTCTGCAAGTCACCAGAAGAGACTGTTAAAGAAGTGGAAAAGGTAGTCAGAAAGTATAGCAAATGCGCCGATTCCATCGAGGATACGGTTAACAGGTGCAAGCGGGATCTCCAGAAGGTCTACCCAGGGTATGATCCTGATGACAAGGGGGCATGGAAGTCGGACTCAATGGGAAACGATGGCGAAGACGAGTACGGCGATGAGAGAGGTCCATTGCGGGATCCGAAGACGAACGATTTGAAATCGCTAGACTCTAAATGTGAGAAAGAACATGCTATTGATCTCCTCGAGAATGTTATTGTCCATGAAGAGGAGGAAAAGTCAGGTTGCCAGAAGTGGCGAATCATTCTTGGCTCGTGGCGAACCTGGTTTTTCATCATCTCCGttttcatttcaacattttcatgGAGTTTCTACTGGGTTAATCTT GTCAGCCACCTGTCAAACGTTGGTCTCTCTCAGCGTCAGAGCGCTCTGGTCCTATCATCGTGTGCTGCTGCAGAGTTAATCACAAAGGTCTCTCTAGCTCTTTTCGGCGATCACCTACCTGTTAGTAATGTAAGCATTCTAGGCATTCAAGGTCTCATTACCAGTGCTTTCACCGTCGGGGTCATGTTCATCAATAGCTTCGGTGCTGGTATCGGCGTTATTCTAG GTGTTGGATGTATGCGGGGTATATACCAGGTAGTTCCATACATGAGCTGTGTAGAGATCATTGGCACACGATGGGGAGACGAGGCACAGACCCTAACTCTCGTAGTCCAGGGCTTCGGATACCTTGTTGGGGCCCTTCCTTCAG GTGCAATATACGACCTAACCCAGTCTTACCAAACGTGTCTTGTAATGGTTTGCATTCTCTTCATCGTGTCGTCGGTGGCGctgttcataatacagatcTACGATCGTTTCTGTGCCAGAAGACAGGAGAAAGAACTGTCTGCAGCCAAAGATATGCGTTTGAAACATTTATCCTTGCAAAATGAGATTATTGGCGACAAGGTCACGACTGTATAA